The sequence GCAACGACCTTGACCCTGTCCGCCGGCTCGGCCTTCGCCTGGAATCAGGGCGGGGGCATGCATGGCCAGGGCAATACCCAGGGGTATGGCCATCAGATGGGAGGCCACATGGGTGGCATGGGCATGATGGGCGGTGGCCACATGATGAGGAGTGGGCACATGATGGGAGGCATGGGCGGCTACGGCATGGGCATGTGCGCCGGCCCCATGATGGGCATGGCGGGCTATCCCACGGCTGGAACGACTCAGGCTCCGACCCCGAACGCAACCCGCTAACTCGAACAAGACACATCAGGAACGCAGGAGAAATACCATGAGGAAGACCTTTCTCGCACTGGCCCTGGCCCTTACCTTTGGCCTCATCGGCACGCAGGCGCAGGCCTACTACGGCTGCCCCATGGGAGGGGCATACGGGGTAAACCCCGCCGTCTCGGCCGACTACCAGAAGTTCATGACCGAGACCAGCCAGCTGCGCGCGGACCTGTACGCGACCCAGGCCGCTCTCAATGCCCAGCTCGCCCAGCCCAAGCCTGACCAAGCCAAGGTCCGCGAACTGACCAGGAATGTGGCCGACAAGCAGTCCGAGCTTGCCCTTAAGGCCCGCTCGTATAATGTAAATGGTTACGGCTACGCCTGCCCCGGCCATGCCGGCGGCTACCACGCCACTACCTGCGCCTACGGGTATGGTTGGTAGAGGATGATGAAGGGGGAGCTTAGCTCCTCCTTCATACCAAACCGGAGGGCCTATGAAGAGCATATGGAAATGGGCGACACTTCTTCTGATGGCCCTGGCGCTCCTCTCCTTGCAGGCCTGCGGGCACTATGGGCACCGGCGCAGCGGATACTACGGCTCCCAATCGGTAAACAGCGCCTACTATGAGGAGACGGCCAATCTGCGCAGTGAAATCGCGGCCGACCGTGCCGAGCTGGATGCCCTTATGCGCTCTCCCGATCCTGACCCAGAAAGGGCGCGAAACTTGGCTCAGGAGATATCTCGGAACGAGGAGCGTCTCCGTACGCTTCAGGCGAATTCCCAAGGATACGGAGCTTGCCCGTATGGCTGGTAAGTGCTCAGTCCTGATAGCAGACCGAGGAGAAATGTATGTGGTGTAACTTTTCAGGACCGCTTTTCTCTGGCCCAGGGTTCTTCTGGGGCGGAGGCCTGATCGGTCTGCTGCTAAAAATTCTCATTGTTGCGGGCATCGTCTGGCTGGCCCTGCGAATCATCGACGGCATCAGAAACAGGCAGACCTCGGGGGACGACAAGGACCACTCCATGCGGATTCTCAAGGTCAAGTACGCGCGGGGCGAGATCAGCGAAGATGAGTACCGGCGCATGCGCGAGGTGCTCGATGGGCGCGGTCTGCCGACATAAGGACAGGAGCCAGCCTCAATAGGTCTGCAGCCTTGATAGCCATTAATAGCTGTGCAACCTGTAAATAGGAGGTCGGACATGAAAAAGGGAATCATTGCACTTGCGCTGATCACGGTCTTCAGCCTTGCAGCTGGAAGTGCCATGGCCCAGCCCGGCTACGGCTGCCCCTGGGGCGGCTATGGAGCACAGGGTGGCATGTATGGCGCAACGCCTCAGCAAACGGAAAGTTATCAGAAGTACATGGCTGAAACCCAGCAACTCCGCTCTCAGCTCATGAGGGACGAGGCGCAGCTCAATGCCCTTCTGATGCAGGAGAAGCCTGACCCCAAGCAGGTGAAGGAGTTGAACCAGCGCATTGCCGAAACGCAGACGCAGTTGCAACTCAAGGCCCGGGACTATGGCATCCAGGGCCAGTGCCCATGGTGCGGCGGCCCCATGATGGGTCCTGGCATGGGTCGCGGAATGGGGCATGGCATGGGTCGCGGAATGAATAGGGGTTGGTAAACACTGGCCCAGGGGGATTCCCCTCCTGGGCTTAAGCCGTTTTATCGAGCAGGATGGAGTGCAAGTGGCCTACACCGACTGGTGACTCAGTATGATGTTAAAAGAAATCTCGACCAGCTTCAGCGAACTGATTGTGAGGTGCCAGACCAACCAAGAGTGGTGCCCGCCAGGCATGGACCAGTGGGGCGACCGCTGGATGCACCAGTGGGAAATATACCCCAATAGAAACATCTACCTGCTTCTGCTCATCGTGGCGCTTGTGGGCATCATCATCTTCCTTGCCGTGAAGTGCCGCAAGCCGAGCGACCTTCCTGGGCCGCGCTTCGAGGACCCGCTGGAGATCCTCAAGCGCCGCTATGCCAAAGGAGAGATCACCAAGGAGCAGTTCGAGCAGTACAAAAAGGACCTCGGGCTTTAGGCGCGCGGATCAGGAATGCCCATGCGCAAGCCTCAATCCTTTCCCCTTATCCGCTTACTGCGGAACCTCCATTTCTTCCAGCACCTGCGCGCCAGCTGGCTGCTCGTGTTTGGCGTATGTCTGGCCTTGGCGGGGCAGTCGGGGCTCATCCTGGCATTGCCCTGGCCCTTCAGGCAAATCGTCGATCATCTCGTGCAGCAGAAAGCCACCGGGCAGGACGCGACCACGGCGCAGGGCTTAGGGGAATTCGCGCGCAATGCCTTGCATTCCCTTCAGACTACCCAGACTGCAGACATCATCCTCATCAGTGCAGCACTCCTGCTTTTCCTCTACGTCTCGAATGCCCTGCTCATGTATTTGCAGCACTATTTTCTTGTTCGCTTGGGGCAATCCGTGGTCCTCAGCGTGCGCAGGGAACTTTTCACGCGCATCATCACCATGCCCGCAGGCTTCTTTGCTACCGCCAGAAGCGGCGACCTGACCAGTCGCATAACCTCTGATTCCGCCGAGATCGAGACCATACTCGAAGCGATTGTCGTCGTGACCGTGCGCAGCCTTCCCACGATCATCGGCATCCTGCTCGTCACTTTCCTTACGGACTGGGTATTTGCTTTGACCTTCGTTCTGGCCGTCCCGCTGATCTTCTTGGCAAACACAAGGCTTGCCCAAAAAGCCAAGAAGTCCATCAGGCAGCAGCGACGCATCGAAGGTGGAATCGCCTCCTCGGTTCAGGAATCGATCTCCCATCAGAAGGCCGTGTCCGCCATGTGCCTGGAAGAAGGGTTGGTCCAGGAGTTCGCAAGGAGTGGACAAGAGAGCGTGGCGCTTGCCCAACGTGCCGGGCATTACCAGGGGATGCTGACTTCTGCGGTCGATCTGCTCATAGGGCTTACGACTGTGCTGGTCATACTCGTTGGTGCTCTGCGCATTCTGGAGGGTAGCTTGACGGTAGGGCAGCTCATGGTCTTCATGGCCTACCTGAACAGCCTCTTCAAGCCGGTGCGTGAAGTGAGCAAATTCGCCAGCCGCATGTCCAAATCAACGGCCTCCCTGGAGCGAGTGGAAGAGATTCTGCAACTCGACCCGCGCCGCATGGGCGCTGTCGAGCAACCGGATTCAGTGCCGGCCCCGGCTCTTCAAGGGGCTATCCAGCTCTCGGGTGTAACTTTCGGCTACGATCCGGAGTCGCCCGTGCTTCGGGACCTCTCCCTCGTGATTCCGGCTGGAAAAACCGTGGCCCTAGCAGGTGGCTCCGGCAGCGGCAAATCGACCATCCTGCAGCTCCTCTTGCGCATGTACGACCCGCAGAATGGCTCGGTGCGCATCGGTGGACAGGACATCCGGCGGTTCACCCTGGAAAGCCTCAGGAGCCAGATGGCCACGGTCCTGCAGGACTCTTTCCTCTTCAACCTGACCATTCGCGAGAACATTCGCCTGGCGAGGCCGGATGCGTCGGATGAAGAGGTCGAGCGAGCAGCAAAGGCCGCCGAGGCTCACGAGTTCATCTTCAACCTGCCTCTTGGCTATGACACTCCGCTTGGCGAGGGAGGCACAGGTCTTTCCGGCGGCCAGAAGCGCAGGCTGGCCATTGCACGGGCCTTCCTCAAGGATGCGCCCATCGTGCTCCTCGACGAACCCACCACAGGCCTCGACTCGGCCACGGAGCGCGACGTCATCACCGCCCTGAAGCGGCTCTGCGCCGGCAGGACGGGCATCATCGTGACGCATCAGCTCTCCACGGTTACGGACGTGGACGAGATATATTTCCTCCAAGACGGTATAATTGCTGAACAGGGTTCCCATAAGGAACTGCTTTCCAGGCAAGGGCCGTATCGCAGCATGTGGGTGAGCCAGACCAGCTAAAAGGAGGAGAAGATGGACGGCGCGCAGGGTGTGGGAAGGAAAGTTGTCGCCGTTGTCATCTTGGTCGCCGTGATCACGTTCCTCCACTATGTCACCGCCAGTACATTGCACCACTACCATGCGATCTACCGCGAGCTTTACTTCTTGCCTGTCATGCTCGCCGGATTCTGGTTCGGACTGCGGGGCGGCCTGATCACCTCCGTAAGCATTTCCCTTCTCTATCTGCCCGTTATCGTGCTCCAGTGGAATGGGCTCTCCGCTGATGATCTGACCAGGATCCTTGAGCTGATACTCTTCAACATTGTCGCAGCCGTATTGGGGCGCATTGCTGACCGTGAACGTTCCGAGCAAAGAGCCTTGCGGGAGGCGGAACGCCTGGCAGCCATGGGCAAGGCCCTATCCTGTGTTGCGCATGATATGAAGGCGCCGCTCATCGCTATTGGCGGATTCAGCTGCATAATTCAGCGAAAGCTTGCCGACAGTGACCCGAATCGCGATAAATTGAAACTCATTGCCGAGGAGGCTTCAAGACTTGAGGCCATGGTCAAGGACATGCTCGATTTTTCAAAGCCCTTTGCGCTCAATGTGGAAAAAAACCGCATTGAAGATGTTGTCAGGCGCAGTCTGGCCATGGTCGAAAAGACGGCCGCAGAGAAGAACGTCTCCATTCGTCTCGCGCAGTCCGAGAATCTCCCGGTTCTCCCCATGGATAACCAGAGGATGGAGCAGGTGTTTATCAATCTTTTGCTAAACGCCGTGCAGGCCTCTCCCGCAGATGAAGTAGTCAGCATTGAGATGCGCCGGGGTCGGGGGAATATGATCATCGATATCGTTGATAATGGCCCAGGAATTCCCCAG comes from Desulfocurvibacter africanus subsp. africanus DSM 2603 and encodes:
- a CDS encoding SHOCT domain-containing protein: MWCNFSGPLFSGPGFFWGGGLIGLLLKILIVAGIVWLALRIIDGIRNRQTSGDDKDHSMRILKVKYARGEISEDEYRRMREVLDGRGLPT
- a CDS encoding SHOCT domain-containing protein produces the protein MMLKEISTSFSELIVRCQTNQEWCPPGMDQWGDRWMHQWEIYPNRNIYLLLLIVALVGIIIFLAVKCRKPSDLPGPRFEDPLEILKRRYAKGEITKEQFEQYKKDLGL
- a CDS encoding Spy/CpxP family protein refolding chaperone; the encoded protein is MKKGIIALALITVFSLAAGSAMAQPGYGCPWGGYGAQGGMYGATPQQTESYQKYMAETQQLRSQLMRDEAQLNALLMQEKPDPKQVKELNQRIAETQTQLQLKARDYGIQGQCPWCGGPMMGPGMGRGMGHGMGRGMNRGW
- a CDS encoding ABC transporter ATP-binding protein, whose translation is MRKPQSFPLIRLLRNLHFFQHLRASWLLVFGVCLALAGQSGLILALPWPFRQIVDHLVQQKATGQDATTAQGLGEFARNALHSLQTTQTADIILISAALLLFLYVSNALLMYLQHYFLVRLGQSVVLSVRRELFTRIITMPAGFFATARSGDLTSRITSDSAEIETILEAIVVVTVRSLPTIIGILLVTFLTDWVFALTFVLAVPLIFLANTRLAQKAKKSIRQQRRIEGGIASSVQESISHQKAVSAMCLEEGLVQEFARSGQESVALAQRAGHYQGMLTSAVDLLIGLTTVLVILVGALRILEGSLTVGQLMVFMAYLNSLFKPVREVSKFASRMSKSTASLERVEEILQLDPRRMGAVEQPDSVPAPALQGAIQLSGVTFGYDPESPVLRDLSLVIPAGKTVALAGGSGSGKSTILQLLLRMYDPQNGSVRIGGQDIRRFTLESLRSQMATVLQDSFLFNLTIRENIRLARPDASDEEVERAAKAAEAHEFIFNLPLGYDTPLGEGGTGLSGGQKRRLAIARAFLKDAPIVLLDEPTTGLDSATERDVITALKRLCAGRTGIIVTHQLSTVTDVDEIYFLQDGIIAEQGSHKELLSRQGPYRSMWVSQTS
- a CDS encoding ATP-binding protein is translated as MDGAQGVGRKVVAVVILVAVITFLHYVTASTLHHYHAIYRELYFLPVMLAGFWFGLRGGLITSVSISLLYLPVIVLQWNGLSADDLTRILELILFNIVAAVLGRIADRERSEQRALREAERLAAMGKALSCVAHDMKAPLIAIGGFSCIIQRKLADSDPNRDKLKLIAEEASRLEAMVKDMLDFSKPFALNVEKNRIEDVVRRSLAMVEKTAAEKNVSIRLAQSENLPVLPMDNQRMEQVFINLLLNAVQASPADEVVSIEMRRGRGNMIIDIVDNGPGIPQEVREKLFTPFFTTKKGGTGLGLAISQKIMLAHGGAIRLLDNKVKGAHFRVELPLDAAQLK